The Candidatus Schekmanbacteria bacterium nucleotide sequence CTCCCTCTTTTCCCTAATGCTTCATTTAAATTTATGCCCTATTTTTGTGTACTTGCAATCATCGGAATAATTTACGGAGCCCTTGTATCTATGGTGCAGAAGGATATCAAAAAGCTTGTTGCCTATTCAAGTGTAAGTCATCTCGGCTTTGTAATGCTTGGAATTTTTGCCTTCAATCAACAGGGGATGGAAGGGAGCATTATCCAAATGATAAATCATGGACTAAGCACAGGAGCGCTCTTTCTTCTCGTAGGTATGGTTTATGAAAGAAGACATACTAGAATGATTTCTGAGTTTGGAGGAATCGCAAAAACAGTACCTATTTTTGCAACTTTTTTTATGATTGTAACCTTGTCATCAATCGGTCTTCCGGGTTTAAACGGTTTTATAGGAGAATTTCTCATACTTGTTGGAACTTTTCAGGCAAGCCGTATTTATGCGGCTTTTGCGGCTACAGGAATTATCCTTGCTGCTGTTTATATGTTGTGGATGGTGCAGAGGTTTCTTTTTGGGGAAATCACAAAGGAGGAAAACAGAAATCTCAAAGATGTCAATTTAAGAGAAGCCGCTGTGATTATTCCTGTTATTTTCTTCATAGTTATGATTGGTGTTTATCCACAACCATTTCTTGGAAAGATGCATACATCGGTGCAAGGGTTGTTGGACAAGGTAAATGTGCAGTATCAATTTGTGGAGAATGAGAAACCGTCGATGAAAAAAAGGGTAATCAAGACGGTTAATAGCGGTGAAAAGTTGAAGAGTGATGAAAATGAAAAAGAGCAGATGCTCTAAAATTTAAGGAGTTTTTTATAAATGCCGGATTTGACACAGATTAACATCAATCTTCAGGCAGTAATGCCTGAAATCTCTCTCTGCATTGGCGCTCTTGCGGTGCTTCTGCTTAATGCACTCTTTCCGAAAATCAGCAGGCAACTGCTTGTTTTTTTATCTATACTAACACTTCTTGTCTCTTTTCGATTGACAATGAATCTATGGGGAAACAGCATAACAGCATTTAGCGGAATGTTTATAATTGACCGCTTTTCTTTTTATGCCAAGATGCTCTTTTTTATAATAGCTTTTCTGATTATCGTTGTCTCCTCGACCTATTTGCGCGATTTCGAATTTGGCGTTGGAGAATATTTGTCGCTTATACTTTTTTCAACAGCTGGTATGTCTTTCATTGCAAGCGGTGCCGACCTTCTCATTATTTTTCTTTCAATAGAGATAATGTCCATCGCCTTCTATGTCCTTGCAGGGTTCGAGAGAGGTAATTTTCTTTCAAATGAAGCTTCGCTTAAATATTTTTTAGTAGGAGCATTTTCTTCTGTTTTTCTTTTATATGGTATTGCACTTCTTTATGGTTTTGCAGGCACATCAAACCTTCGTGGAATTGCTTCAGCAATATCCACATCGTCTTCACTGCCGGTTATAGTTTTTATTGGTACTTCGCTTCTTTTTGTAGGTTTCCTCTTTAAAATAGCTGCAGTCCCCTTTCATATGTGGACTCCGGATGTTTATCAGGGTGCGCCGACGCCGATTACCGCTTTTATGGCGACAGCAGGGAAGGTTGCGGCTTTTGTTGCTTTAGTCAGAGTAATAGAAACATCATTTCTGCCATTCATAGATAATATGTCAGAAGTGTTGTGGATTTTATGTGCAATTACAATGACTTTGGGCAACCTTGTTGCTCTTGCACAAACCAACATTAAAAGAATGCTTGCCTATTCAAGCATTGCTCATGCCGGCTATCTGCTCATTGC carries:
- a CDS encoding NADH-quinone oxidoreductase subunit M, encoding MISVITFFPLVGVLFILLTGRNNKGLIRTFAFATTLIDFFFSLRIYNGFNSETANFQFIENIPWITSLGINYSVGIDGISLLLVMLTTFITPIVILASWSAIEDKVKEYMIAMLLLEVGMIGVFVATDLFLFYVFWELMLIPMYLLIGVWGGPRRIYAAVKFVLYTMVGSVLMLLAILYLYFMNYQQTGEYSFSLFDFYKLNIPIEIQPWLFLAFALAFAIKVPMFPFHTWLPDAHVEAPTGGSVILAGVLLKMGTYGFLRFCLPLFPNASFKFMPYFCVLAIIGIIYGALVSMVQKDIKKLVAYSSVSHLGFVMLGIFAFNQQGMEGSIIQMINHGLSTGALFLLVGMVYERRHTRMISEFGGIAKTVPIFATFFMIVTLSSIGLPGLNGFIGEFLILVGTFQASRIYAAFAATGIILAAVYMLWMVQRFLFGEITKEENRNLKDVNLREAAVIIPVIFFIVMIGVYPQPFLGKMHTSVQGLLDKVNVQYQFVENEKPSMKKRVIKTVNSGEKLKSDENEKEQML
- a CDS encoding NADH-quinone oxidoreductase subunit N, giving the protein MPDLTQININLQAVMPEISLCIGALAVLLLNALFPKISRQLLVFLSILTLLVSFRLTMNLWGNSITAFSGMFIIDRFSFYAKMLFFIIAFLIIVVSSTYLRDFEFGVGEYLSLILFSTAGMSFIASGADLLIIFLSIEIMSIAFYVLAGFERGNFLSNEASLKYFLVGAFSSVFLLYGIALLYGFAGTSNLRGIASAISTSSSLPVIVFIGTSLLFVGFLFKIAAVPFHMWTPDVYQGAPTPITAFMATAGKVAAFVALVRVIETSFLPFIDNMSEVLWILCAITMTLGNLVALAQTNIKRMLAYSSIAHAGYLLIAFVAMNELFIPSVLFYLFAYALMNIGAFSVVVFLSSKEKEAVNISAYAGIGYKYPLLGVCMTIFMISLAGIPPTAGFMGKFYIFSSAIKSGFVNLAIIGVINSVISVYYYFRIIVYMYMKEPEENWIYGRFSPQLLAVIFSCAAVIMIVGIFPDFVIRLAKISKIAVW